A stretch of Chanodichthys erythropterus isolate Z2021 chromosome 20, ASM2448905v1, whole genome shotgun sequence DNA encodes these proteins:
- the si:ch211-220i18.4 gene encoding SRSF protein kinase 3 isoform X1 yields the protein MQTNTTDTICSKSSHVVMDYNLKTRRHYEHLEPDYTEEHEDPRDYCYGGYHPVEVGVVFNKRYKVLSKLGWGYFSTVWLCIDLRSGRHVAVKVLKSGAGFTQAGQDELTLLRCVSVSRSFSLWLSVFLSLCVCTPLPSLQASGPTARNPLKRRIAQLLDEFKIAGVNGIHICLVLELLGPDLRCWQVCFGSPGLSLTCVKRVITQVLEGLEYLHHHCKIIHTDIKPENILLCLTPQSPPHPPGGALQMHTSAIKTTILQDNGAAGKPGNMDNITVKIADLGSSCWVYKHFCQEIQTRQYRSLEVLLGSEYGPPADIWSVACLAFELVTGDSLFEPKAGQNFSLEEDHLAHIIELLGKIPVTVALSGKYSYEFFNRKGDLRRIAVLRPWGLYEVLVEKYHFLLREASLFSDFLLQMLNFLPERRATAAQCLKHPWLKL from the exons GTCTCATGTTGTTATGGACTATAATCTGAAAACTCGAAGACATTACGAACATCTTGAACCGGATTACACGGAGGAACATGAAGATCCAAGAGATTACTGCTACG GCGGGTATCACCCAGTCGAGGTGGGAGTTGTGTTTAATAAGAGATACAAGGTTCTGTCAAAGCTGGGTTGGGGTTATTTCTCTACTGTATGGCTCTGCATCGATCTCAG GTCAGGCAGGCATGTGGCAGTGAAGGTGTTAAAGAGCGGAGCTGGATTCACTCAGGCTGGCCAAGATGAACTGACATTACTGCGATGTGTGAGTGTCtctcgctctttctctctctggttgtctgtttttctttcactgtgtgtgtgtacacctCTTCCCTCTCTCCAGGCCAGTGGTCCCACAGCCCGTAACCCTCTTAAAAGACGTATAGCGCAATTACTGGATGAGTTTAAGATAGCTGGTGTAAACGGGATCC ATATTTGTTTGGTGTTGGAGCTGCTGGGGCCGGACTTGCGCTGTTGGCAGGTGTGTTTTGGTAGTCCAGGTCTCTCTCTCACCTGTGTTAAACGCGTCATCACTCAG GTGCTTGAAGGTCTAGAGTATCTTCACCACCACTGTAAGAtcattcacacagacatcaagccTGAGAACATACTGCTGTGTCTCACGCCGCAGTCCCCGCCTCATCCTCCAGGGGGCGCACTTCAAATGCACACTTCAGCTATTAAAACCACAATACTCCAGGATAATG GAGCAGCTGGAAAACCTGGAAACATGGATAATATAACGGTGAAGATTGCAGACCTCGGCAGCTCATGTTGGGTG TACAAACACTTCTGTCAAGAGATCCAGACCAGACAGTATCGCTCTCTGGAGGTTCTTCTAGGCTCTGAATATGGTCCTCCAGCTGACATCTGGAGCGTGGCCTGCTTG GCATTTGAGCTTGTCACCGGTGATTCCTTATTTGAACCCAAAGCAGGGCAGAATTTCTCCTTAGAGGAAG ACCACCTGGCTCATATTATTGAGCTCCTGGGTAAGATCCCAGTGACAGTGGCTCTGTCTGGGAAATATTCCTATGAGTTTTTCAACCGCAAGG GTGACCTGCGCCGAATTGCTGTCCTCCGTCCATGGGGGCTGTATGAAGTGCTGGTGGAGAAATACCACTTCCTCCTCAGAGAGGCGTCACTTTTCTCTGATTTCCTTTTGCAAATGTTGAACTTCCTGCCAGAGCGGAGGGCCACAGCAGCTCAGTGCCTCAAACATCCCTGGCTGAAACTCTGA
- the si:ch211-220i18.4 gene encoding SRSF protein kinase 3 isoform X2 — protein MQTNTTDTICSKSSHVVMDYNLKTRRHYEHLEPDYTEEHEDPRDYCYGGYHPVEVGVVFNKRYKVLSKLGWGYFSTVWLCIDLRSGRHVAVKVLKSGAGFTQAGQDELTLLRCASGPTARNPLKRRIAQLLDEFKIAGVNGIHICLVLELLGPDLRCWQVCFGSPGLSLTCVKRVITQVLEGLEYLHHHCKIIHTDIKPENILLCLTPQSPPHPPGGALQMHTSAIKTTILQDNGAAGKPGNMDNITVKIADLGSSCWVYKHFCQEIQTRQYRSLEVLLGSEYGPPADIWSVACLAFELVTGDSLFEPKAGQNFSLEEDHLAHIIELLGKIPVTVALSGKYSYEFFNRKGDLRRIAVLRPWGLYEVLVEKYHFLLREASLFSDFLLQMLNFLPERRATAAQCLKHPWLKL, from the exons GTCTCATGTTGTTATGGACTATAATCTGAAAACTCGAAGACATTACGAACATCTTGAACCGGATTACACGGAGGAACATGAAGATCCAAGAGATTACTGCTACG GCGGGTATCACCCAGTCGAGGTGGGAGTTGTGTTTAATAAGAGATACAAGGTTCTGTCAAAGCTGGGTTGGGGTTATTTCTCTACTGTATGGCTCTGCATCGATCTCAG GTCAGGCAGGCATGTGGCAGTGAAGGTGTTAAAGAGCGGAGCTGGATTCACTCAGGCTGGCCAAGATGAACTGACATTACTGCGATGT GCCAGTGGTCCCACAGCCCGTAACCCTCTTAAAAGACGTATAGCGCAATTACTGGATGAGTTTAAGATAGCTGGTGTAAACGGGATCC ATATTTGTTTGGTGTTGGAGCTGCTGGGGCCGGACTTGCGCTGTTGGCAGGTGTGTTTTGGTAGTCCAGGTCTCTCTCTCACCTGTGTTAAACGCGTCATCACTCAG GTGCTTGAAGGTCTAGAGTATCTTCACCACCACTGTAAGAtcattcacacagacatcaagccTGAGAACATACTGCTGTGTCTCACGCCGCAGTCCCCGCCTCATCCTCCAGGGGGCGCACTTCAAATGCACACTTCAGCTATTAAAACCACAATACTCCAGGATAATG GAGCAGCTGGAAAACCTGGAAACATGGATAATATAACGGTGAAGATTGCAGACCTCGGCAGCTCATGTTGGGTG TACAAACACTTCTGTCAAGAGATCCAGACCAGACAGTATCGCTCTCTGGAGGTTCTTCTAGGCTCTGAATATGGTCCTCCAGCTGACATCTGGAGCGTGGCCTGCTTG GCATTTGAGCTTGTCACCGGTGATTCCTTATTTGAACCCAAAGCAGGGCAGAATTTCTCCTTAGAGGAAG ACCACCTGGCTCATATTATTGAGCTCCTGGGTAAGATCCCAGTGACAGTGGCTCTGTCTGGGAAATATTCCTATGAGTTTTTCAACCGCAAGG GTGACCTGCGCCGAATTGCTGTCCTCCGTCCATGGGGGCTGTATGAAGTGCTGGTGGAGAAATACCACTTCCTCCTCAGAGAGGCGTCACTTTTCTCTGATTTCCTTTTGCAAATGTTGAACTTCCTGCCAGAGCGGAGGGCCACAGCAGCTCAGTGCCTCAAACATCCCTGGCTGAAACTCTGA